actgggcagaaggtacggatcccaaaaataatttccaaaatttgaaaaaaaaaaaaatcaaattggaaaataattttcagaaaaaaatatatattttttttttgaaaaaaaatccgaaaatttcataccgtaccacccaaattgggcagaaaatttcctccacacccaaaaattgatttttgccaaaataggtcaaatttatactcgatttttatggaaatggccttcgagatgcaatggtgaggtcaaaaacgctctaagatgcctcaaaaaaatgcagtcccttagatccgaaaatagaaaccttccacgatgtctccaaaaaccaatcaatgaagccccaatggctctgataccatgtgagattttgccaagatcaagagctcaatgaaatgtacaaaatagagacacaatataagacaagaataaactgtattctcatcaatagataaatgatcaataaaatcaattgttccatttttatacatgtagatgagcctgcttatataggcaaggcttatggatatgtgagcacacaaacatgacatgtggctcaataagaaacaagggtaggtaggaaataggtgtgggtaggtaggagaaataatataatagtccacatgaggtggatcacccattgaatgtggagtgtaacaagaagatcaacaccataaaaggtcgaaattctcctacacacactatcccaatgtggcacaaacacccaaatgtctcatacccaaactactatgagatgcatttcctaagtaaacttaagtaaagtgtaataatatccatgatgaataattatttacaccaacaacttgCAAggcttaaaaataaatttatttgataaGATCTAAAGTGCACAATTAAAATCTAGTtttaatacaaaaataaataaaagacaaTAAAATTTCAAACCTTTTAAAACAACTAAATTATCACTATCCTTATTTCTTCaattatattttcatatttcttGTAATTTAGATTAGCATGCCCATCTTTAGGAAATCTATATAAAAGATGATTGATATCATTTGGaacattattattttttctttctatatAAAAGATGTTGACAAAGATCATTCTCAATCTATCTATTCCAAAAGAGGCACCTTGAGAATATTATTTTTAACATCTTTTGATGAATACAACAATAACTTATAATATAATAACATACATAAAATGAGGCATTATAGTAATATGAATAAATAGTCTatttatttaaaagtttttttattttactttaaagTCAATTTTTGTACTCTCTTATAATATCGAAGCAAACCTTATGTCATTCACCCCTTTTTCATATAGTTTATCCATATTTTAtgttatcaattaaataaataatattatataacaTAAATTTATTTTGGCTATTATGTGATTGAAATATTATAACAAtataaactaaatttaattatttaagagTTTTTTTTAATTACATTTCTAAGACACAAAACCATCCCTTAAATTCATTGACCTTTCTTCAAGTAACTTATTCACCTCTTATGTAAataaatttgtatatataaatgtttaTAAAAAGGAGGCTATGTGTGTGGTAGAGTTATTTTAAAGTACATTTTTaagatataaaaaatatttttaatattatctactaatttTTCATATGATTTATCCACTTCTTATGTATTATACTTAAAGATTATTTcacttaattaataattattttatctaTATTTGCATGTATCAttttaattaagaattatttaatttataattgtatgttttatatttaattttttgtatCTCATTGACTCCATTGCATCTCTATAGAACATCTCTTTCTTGGTTTCATGTAACTTATTCACCTCTTTAGTAAATAGACTTATATACATAAACCTTTATTAAAAGGGGGTTGTGTGAAAGGTAAAATTATTTTGAAGTATTTTTAGAAGATTTAGAAACATTTTTAATATCATTCACTATTTTTCATATGACTTATCCACTtcttatgtatatgtatacacttTTATACTTAAAGATTATTTCATTTAATTAAGAATTATTTTAGTTATATTTAtatgtattatattttatttcatacTTAAGAATCATTTCATTTAATTAAGAgttgtttaattaaaacaaaatagACCAACTCCCTTGTGTGGTGCACCCACTttgagcaagaaaatgaaaaaaataagtTGGATGAAGGGGTGCATTAGCATGTGTAAAAAGAATATCATTTAGAGTTTAATTAAAAAGGCATTCCATGAATATCTTTCATATGGAAGAGCATATATAGAAGTCATTTTGTAGTAGATTTATGAAAGATATTGTTGCAGATTTGTGAAGAAGTATTATAGCAGATTTATGAAGAATATTATTATAAATCCATGAGAATAAATTGTTGAAGATTATAagcaattttgaagaagaattttgGGTAGATACAAAGATATGTTGAACATATTTTAAGGTAGATTTTGACATAGTGCAGAGTTGATTTGGAAAGGAGAGTTAGATCTTAttccaaaaaaatatcaaatacTTGTCATATTATTTTTTTTGGAGGTTGGTGCCTTGTATTCaaggagattggtgtctcttgttgaATTAGTATTTAGTTGTGGAGATTGGTGTCTCTAATAGATTGGTGCACAGAATGATTAAATTTTGAAGCATTGTTATTATGATTAATtaagttttaaaaaattaaaaattgttgtTATATTGATTCACCTCCTCTTAATATAACTAAATACTCATCAATCTTAACAtatgtataattaattaataaaattatattattataaattaaaatatttttaaaaatgtaacTCGTTTGTAAATATCATTCATTTAACTAATAACATTCCATTCAACTTAAAACACGATTCATTAGCCAAATatcattattgaaaaaaaaaatgtggcATTCCAATATCATATAAGTGAAGAAATAAATTTATTAGTTTTTGAATAAGATAAACAAGTTTAACAAGGACTTGAAACCCAAATCCATCCAAAAAATAAATACAGTAACTAGAGTCTAAACAACCGCTAAACAACAACAGAAACGGGCTACTCACCCCAAAGCATAAAACCATAAAAAAACAAACCTAAATAAGGCGCACAAGCAAAAGAAACTAAGAAAGAGATTTCATAAGCTCAACATTCTTCTGGATCACTTTATTATTAATCTCCTGgagttcctccataatgaacctcaAACTACCCTTTTCCTGATATTTGGTCGTGGTCCTCGTAGAAGGTCCCGTGGCCGCCTGCACCTCCTTGTTTTTCTTATCCAAGTTGATATCTGGTGATCTCTTGGCTGTGGTAATCTGCTTCTTTTGAATAGCAATTTCTTCATTGACTCTCACTGACTCTCTTAAGACCCTTGACACTATTATACATGACTTCCTCGCTAACCTCCACCAAACTCTTAAATTTACTTTTCAGCGCTTGTATTTCATTTTCCAACCTATCGATTTTAGCTTCATGTTTAGTCTTCATAACCTTAATATCTTTCACAATTTCAGCTTCagaaatttgtgagtcttatctggAGCCGGATTGTTAGTGAAGATGTGAAGAAATAAATTTATTAGTTACACCCCAAGCTAtgcacaataataaaaaaaattaaatgtaaccTTGGTTGACCAGTCAAATAACGTGGTTGAGGAAAATTCTTGATTAGTTGGTAATTAATCACAGTCAAAATCGATACAGTTCAAATTTGGcgtataaaatacaatataaactaAAATTCGCCGACAAATGTGGGACGGTGGTTTGAACTGCTTCACTCAAAGGTGAAAAGAATCAGTCAAAAGCTGTGAGAGTCATTCTTTTTATGAGCTCTCATAGGGATAGAGTCCCTTAACGTCCTCTCAAACAGAGAACAATTTCATCGAATTTACTGTACAAAatcttctcttcctttctctttcaatCTCCATCGCATATCAACCAAGAATTTCGATCTACCTGGCCGTCCGTTTCTGGAGAAAGCGTCCAAGGGATTTTTTCTTCGCTAATGGAAGTTCTGCATAGCACATTCATTCCCTTGTTATTTCATTGAAACCAATATTACATTCTAAATCGTAACAAATTCAATTCGATCACTTACTCCAATGCGCTATGCCAAGATGGTGTCTTTGATTTGCAGATCCTTGTAATTTGGAAATGCTTTCGCGTAATGGTTTTGGAAAAGCTTCACAATTCGAAAGATTTGCAGTATTCCCATTACTGGCTGCCATGGTCATTATAACCTTTGCCTGTTCATGTATCGAACTGTGAGATCCATGTTGAAAGGAAAATTAAACTCCGCGATGTAAAAAACCCTCAAGGTTAAGAATACTTCTTACTTTATCAGAAGAAATGTTGCCGTAGACATTTAGTACTCCATTGTAGAAAAGCATTAGCTGAGAAGATGACGGTTTCGTAGGGGGCTTGAAATTCAATGCTTCAGAAATGCTGAATTTTGTATCGAGTAAAGGCAGTTGGTAATCCTTATTATCCAACTGAAATCCTCCGGCGTGTTGCGGAAACAATTGCATGGTCTTTAAATCTTCAGAAACCCCACAATCAGAGAGTACTTGTTGCAGCATGTGAGGTTTAATCTTTCTCAGGCATGATTGCATTGCTGTATACATTAAAGCACAAAATGACATCAATATTAACATATGTTATAGTTTAATAGGTAGGATTGATGAGTTATATAGAAATTAgataaaaatgaagaaaacaaCTTACCTCGCCTCTTCATAAGTTGTGGTTGAGAATCCATGGCAGAACTGGTATTCTCCTTAGCAGTTTCGTCATTACCAATTCCCAAGAAGTCGATTGTGATGAAGTGAGGTTGAGACATCTCTTACCAAAACAGATATAATCTAATGTAATGAATGTCCAAGGCAATGTATGGTATATAAAAGAGTTTAGAAACTGCACGACCGCAATGGATGGTGTTTCAGAGTAGCTAAGAAACGTGACGCAATTTTGCATGTAAAGAGCACGTGTGAGAATGCAGACATTCTGAAAAACTGCTGCCTTAAGAGCGATGTTGTGGGCGGACATAAGCCAAACTCATTCCAATTGCATACAGAAACTGTATAGGTGGGGGCGAAAAGCGTGAGAAGGATAAGAACGGAAGGCCACGTTCATATTTTAGATATTGAAATTTCTCAAAAGGTGATCTTCTTTTCTGTACAAGCGGACAGCACACGCTGATCAAGCGGAAATCACGCGAAGTGAACGGCTTATCGTCAATTCACGTCGGTCACCTCTCACAATATATTTTCCTCATATTTTAAACTCATTTGCCGCAATAGTACGTCTTAAATCAATAGAGTACaaccatttttcttttcttttcttttttatttatttattagccgATAGGCTTACACTTGAGCTTGTCACTCAAACCTGTCTCACGGTGGTATATGGTTTTATTGTTTTTTCCTTGCTGGTTTATGGTTTTCTTTCTACCACTATACAGCTACCCCATTTCTTTCTGCCAGTATCCAGCCAACGCATCATGCATGAATTACTTTTCAATGTCAGATATTTTTGTCTCGCACCTGAAATCTGCCTTCTATTTGGTATAGTGGTAATGAATAGTTTCAGCTGCCGAGAAAAACAACTTTTAGGCAGCTGAAACTTTCTCGCTTCCACCTGCGCTACACATTCTGCTTACTACACAACCCTTCTGAACATTGCTCTACATATCTTCAATTATTACAGACTGTATTTTCAAGATCACATTTTCACAAGGTAAAAAATTCCACTCTTCCATCACTCACAGGCGATTCATGTTTGCTACATGCACAACATCTCATACTAAGCTTATTTTCATGTATGCCAAGTGAGGGAGTTTAGTGGATGCCCGTTAAGTATTGGAAAATTTTGTCAGATGGTTGTAGTTCCAACAGTCGTGGTAGACATGGCGCGTGACTTGTTTGacagaattcctcaaagaaatTTATTCTCATGGACTGCTATGACTGAGGCTACGCAAAAAATTGGATTTGTTGGAAACGAATTAGAGACTTTCAAGGAAATGTAATTGGCagggtaaagccaaattccacaactctCGCCAGCATACTCCCTTCCTgtacgaaaatgggagctttgaaacagggtatggacatccatcataAGAAAATGGAAGGAGGGCTTCTGTCAGAttttatagttggaaatgctcttCTAGACATGTATGCAAATGTGGAAGCATCGACAAGGCActcgaactgtttgacaaa
This genomic stretch from Cryptomeria japonica chromosome 8, Sugi_1.0, whole genome shotgun sequence harbors:
- the LOC131043887 gene encoding protein TIFY 10b; translated protein: MSQPHFITIDFLGIGNDETAKENTSSAMDSQPQLMKRRAMQSCLRKIKPHMLQQVLSDCGVSEDLKTMQLFPQHAGGFQLDNKDYQLPLLDTKFSISEALNFKPPTKPSSSQLMLFYNGVLNVYGNISSDKAKVIMTMAASNGNTANLSNCEAFPKPLRESISKLQGSANQRHHLGIAHWKLPLAKKKSLGRFLQKRTAR